In Streptomyces qaidamensis, one DNA window encodes the following:
- a CDS encoding threonine/serine ThrE exporter family protein: MTDAEDRKPKSDEARSAFLPPAGTGVDGDMSTTSEFAIPEGLALHRAAGAESETTSEFALPQGLDVQATPPVEQEGSAFTPPSTYSAKHPPTAFTPPSGIPVVSLTKDVPWQDRMRTMLRMPVAERPAPEAIQRGGDESGPAVPRVLDLTLRIGELLLAGGEGAEDVEAAMFAVCRSYGLDRCEPNVTFTLLAISYQPSLVEDPVTASRTVRRRGTDYTRLAAVYQLVDDLSDDETAVSLEEAYRRLAEIRRNRHPYSGWVLTGASGLLAGAASVLVGGGLTVFVAAALGAMLGDRLAWLCAGRGLPEFYQFTVAAMPPAAIGVALTLGHVDVKASAVITGGLFALLPGRALVAGVQDGLTGFYITASARLLEVLYFFVGIVAGVLLVLYFGVQLGARLTPDQALGASDDPLVMIGASMLLSLAFAVLLQQERSTVLWVTLNGGVAWVVYGAMHYVGEISPVASTAAAAGLVGLFGQLLSRYQFASALPYTTAAIGPLLPGSATYFGLLAIAQSEIDEGLVSLSKAVALAMAIAIGVNLGSEISRMFLRIGSAEKRRAAKRTRGF; encoded by the coding sequence GTGACGGACGCGGAGGACCGCAAACCGAAGTCGGACGAGGCGCGGAGCGCGTTTCTGCCTCCGGCCGGGACCGGCGTCGACGGTGACATGTCGACGACGTCGGAGTTCGCGATCCCCGAAGGCCTGGCCCTGCACAGAGCGGCCGGTGCGGAGTCCGAGACGACGTCCGAGTTCGCCCTGCCGCAGGGGCTGGACGTCCAGGCGACGCCCCCGGTGGAGCAGGAGGGGTCGGCGTTCACCCCGCCGAGCACCTACAGCGCGAAGCACCCCCCGACGGCTTTCACACCGCCGAGCGGGATCCCCGTGGTCAGCCTGACCAAGGACGTGCCCTGGCAGGACCGGATGCGCACGATGCTGCGCATGCCGGTGGCGGAGCGGCCGGCGCCGGAGGCGATCCAGCGCGGCGGCGACGAGAGCGGGCCGGCGGTGCCGCGCGTGCTCGACCTGACGTTGCGTATCGGCGAGTTGCTGCTGGCGGGCGGTGAGGGTGCCGAGGACGTGGAGGCGGCGATGTTCGCCGTCTGCCGGTCGTACGGGCTGGACCGCTGCGAGCCCAACGTCACCTTCACGCTGCTGGCGATCTCCTACCAGCCGTCCCTCGTCGAGGATCCGGTCACGGCGTCGCGGACCGTGCGCCGCCGGGGCACCGACTACACGCGGCTGGCGGCCGTGTACCAGCTGGTGGACGACCTCAGTGACGACGAGACGGCGGTCTCGCTGGAGGAGGCCTACCGGCGGCTGGCGGAGATCCGCCGCAACCGGCACCCCTACTCCGGCTGGGTGCTGACCGGTGCGAGCGGGCTGCTGGCCGGTGCGGCCTCCGTGCTCGTGGGCGGCGGCCTGACCGTGTTCGTCGCCGCGGCGCTGGGCGCGATGCTCGGTGACCGGCTGGCGTGGCTGTGCGCGGGGCGCGGACTGCCGGAGTTCTACCAGTTCACGGTGGCCGCGATGCCGCCGGCCGCGATCGGGGTCGCGCTGACGCTGGGCCACGTGGACGTGAAGGCCTCCGCGGTCATCACCGGTGGGCTGTTCGCACTGCTGCCCGGGCGGGCACTGGTGGCGGGTGTGCAGGACGGGCTGACGGGCTTCTACATCACCGCGTCCGCGCGGCTGCTGGAGGTTCTGTACTTCTTCGTGGGCATCGTCGCGGGTGTGCTGCTGGTGCTGTACTTCGGTGTGCAGCTGGGGGCGCGGCTCACCCCCGACCAGGCGCTCGGGGCCTCCGACGACCCGCTGGTGATGATCGGCGCGTCGATGCTGCTGTCCCTGGCGTTCGCGGTGCTGCTTCAGCAGGAACGATCCACCGTGCTGTGGGTGACGCTGAACGGCGGTGTCGCGTGGGTGGTGTACGGCGCGATGCACTACGTGGGGGAGATCTCGCCGGTGGCGTCCACGGCGGCGGCAGCGGGACTGGTGGGGCTGTTCGGGCAGTTGCTGTCGCGGTACCAGTTCGCGTCCGCCCTGCCCTACACGACCGCGGCGATCGGGCCCCTGCTGCCGGGTTCCGCGACGTACTTCGGGCTGCTGGCGATCGCGCAGAGCGAGATCGACGAGGGGCTGGTGTCGCTGTCGAAGGCGGTGGCGCTCGCCATGGCCATCGCCATCGGGGTGAATCTCGGGTCGGAGATCTCCCGCATGTTCCTGCGGATCGGGTCCGCGGAGAAGCGGCGGGCCGCCAAGCGGACCCGGGGTTTCTAG
- a CDS encoding inorganic diphosphatase, whose translation MEFDVTIEIPKGSRNKYEVDHETGRIRLDRRLFTSTAYPTDYGFVENTLGEDGDPLDALVILDEPTFPGCLIRCRAIGMFRMTDEAGGDDKLLCVPSTDPRVEHLRDIHHVSEFDRLEIQHFFEVYKDLEPGKSVEGADWVGRTDAEAEIERSYKRFKDQGGH comes from the coding sequence GTGGAGTTCGACGTCACGATCGAGATTCCGAAGGGTTCGCGCAACAAGTACGAGGTGGACCACGAGACCGGTCGTATCCGCCTGGACCGGCGACTCTTCACCTCGACCGCCTACCCGACCGACTACGGTTTCGTCGAGAACACCCTCGGCGAGGACGGCGACCCGCTGGACGCGCTGGTCATCCTCGACGAGCCGACGTTCCCGGGCTGCCTGATCCGCTGCCGGGCGATCGGCATGTTCCGCATGACGGACGAGGCGGGCGGCGACGACAAGCTGCTGTGCGTGCCGTCGACGGACCCGCGCGTGGAGCACCTGCGGGACATCCACCACGTGTCGGAGTTCGACCGTCTGGAGATCCAGCACTTCTTCGAGGTCTACAAGGACCTGGAGCCCGGCAAGTCGGTCGAGGGCGCCGACTGGGTGGGCCGCACCGACGCCGAGGCCGAGATCGAGCGGTCCTACAAGCGTTTCAAGGACCAGGGCGGTCACTGA
- the dacB gene encoding D-alanyl-D-alanine carboxypeptidase/D-alanyl-D-alanine-endopeptidase, which yields MVVPELRPWRAAKPYVVRLADAVRPRLARAAAATKPRLARLARAGKPQVAMGTRPKTWQYTAGAATAGLALTAGVVTAAGPWDSSGQRTAERDRAVALGRPGGTDHGSAPGAPGRPRPAPSAGPVLTGLGGVSTVKSAPDGKALTDALTPLLKDPALGPRPAAAVIDVTTGRRLFGKASDAALTPASTTKVATAVAALSAMGADHRLTTRAALEPDTKEVVLVGGGDPTLTARKSTDGAASLRTLAAGTAAALADRGVREVTLSYDTTRYAGDEMHPIGVDGNLARVTPLMADEGRTNDSVSGPAQRVTDPAADAARRFGEFLKSHGIKTTAPGPSKATTRAKTLAAVSSPPLSAVVERMLTNSDNDIAEALARQTAIATGNRADFAGAGKAISSQLRKLGLPVKGAAFKDGSGLNRADRLTPDLLTALLAKAADPSHPELRPALTGLPVAGFTGTLTTRYTDGASGVVRAKTGTLSGVHTLAGTLVDEDGRLLAFAFMATDTDPGGPALTQQALDRIASALAACGCR from the coding sequence GTGGTCGTGCCAGAGCTGAGGCCTTGGCGGGCCGCGAAACCGTACGTGGTGCGGCTCGCGGATGCCGTACGACCGCGCCTGGCCCGGGCCGCAGCAGCCACGAAACCACGGCTCGCGCGGCTCGCACGAGCCGGAAAACCGCAGGTCGCGATGGGTACGCGGCCGAAGACCTGGCAGTACACCGCGGGCGCCGCCACCGCCGGACTCGCACTGACCGCCGGTGTGGTGACCGCAGCCGGTCCCTGGGACTCCTCGGGTCAGCGTACGGCCGAGCGGGACCGGGCCGTGGCCCTGGGCCGCCCGGGTGGCACAGATCACGGCAGCGCCCCCGGCGCGCCCGGCCGGCCCCGCCCCGCCCCCAGCGCCGGACCGGTGCTGACCGGCCTCGGCGGCGTCAGCACCGTCAAGTCCGCCCCGGACGGCAAGGCCCTCACGGACGCCCTCACGCCCCTGCTGAAGGACCCCGCCCTCGGCCCCCGGCCCGCCGCCGCGGTCATCGACGTGACCACCGGCCGGCGCCTGTTCGGCAAGGCCTCCGACGCCGCGCTCACCCCCGCCTCCACGACGAAGGTCGCCACCGCCGTCGCCGCGCTGTCCGCGATGGGCGCCGACCACCGCCTCACCACCCGCGCCGCGCTCGAACCCGACACGAAGGAAGTCGTCCTGGTCGGCGGCGGCGACCCCACGCTCACCGCCCGCAAGAGCACCGACGGCGCGGCGAGCCTGCGCACCCTGGCCGCCGGGACGGCCGCCGCCCTCGCCGACCGGGGCGTGCGCGAGGTGACCCTCTCCTACGACACGACCCGCTACGCGGGCGACGAAATGCACCCGATCGGGGTCGACGGCAATCTCGCCCGCGTCACTCCCCTGATGGCCGACGAGGGCCGCACCAACGACTCGGTCAGCGGCCCGGCCCAGCGCGTGACGGACCCGGCCGCGGACGCTGCCCGCCGGTTCGGGGAGTTCCTGAAGTCCCACGGCATCAAGACCACGGCCCCCGGCCCGTCCAAGGCCACGACCCGCGCCAAGACCCTCGCGGCGGTCTCCTCGCCCCCGCTCTCCGCCGTCGTCGAACGCATGCTGACCAACAGCGACAACGACATCGCCGAGGCCCTCGCCCGCCAGACGGCCATCGCCACGGGCAACCGGGCCGACTTCGCCGGCGCGGGCAAGGCCATCAGCTCCCAGCTGCGCAAACTCGGCCTCCCCGTGAAGGGCGCCGCCTTCAAGGACGGCAGCGGCCTGAACCGCGCCGACCGGCTGACCCCCGACCTCCTCACCGCCCTGCTCGCCAAGGCCGCCGACCCCTCCCACCCCGAGCTCCGCCCGGCCCTCACCGGCCTCCCCGTCGCCGGCTTCACCGGCACCCTGACCACCCGTTACACGGACGGAGCATCCGGCGTCGTCCGCGCCAAGACCGGCACCCTCTCGGGCGTCCACACCCTCGCGGGCACCCTCGTCGACGAGGACGGCCGCCTGCTCGCCTTCGCGTTCATGGCCACGGACACGGACCCCGGCGGACCGGCCCTGACCCAGCAGGCTCTGGACCGCATCGCGAGCGCGCTGGCGGCGTGCGGCTGCAGGTGA
- a CDS encoding zinc-dependent metalloprotease: MTSIGGASTGMVDWNLAVATATRLVRPGPEVSRDEARAVVAELRRHAKASEEHVRGFTRLGTEEGHDTPVLVVDRPGWIRANVAGFRELLKPLLDKMQERRGDTPGGSVMSAVGGKVTGVELGMLLSFLASRVLGQYETFAPATRELPSGANGGGRLLLVAPNIVHVERELDVDPHDFRLWVCLHEETHRTQFTAVPWLRDHLEGEIQSFLQETDVDPMTVLERVREAAQTLAGGRPEAEEDDGGRSLVEIVQTPAQREILGRLTAVMSLLEGHADFVMDGVGPAVVPTVGEIREKFQQRRAKGASRLDLALRKLLGLDAKLRQYRDGERFVRAVVDEVGMDGFNRVWTSPNTLPTKSEIAKPADWVARMHPRAE; the protein is encoded by the coding sequence ATGACGAGCATCGGTGGTGCTTCAACCGGCATGGTCGACTGGAATCTCGCGGTCGCGACCGCGACCCGGCTCGTACGGCCGGGCCCTGAGGTCAGTCGCGACGAGGCCCGGGCCGTCGTCGCGGAGCTGCGCCGGCATGCCAAGGCCTCGGAGGAACACGTCCGCGGATTCACCCGACTGGGCACCGAGGAGGGGCACGACACCCCCGTCCTCGTCGTCGACCGCCCGGGCTGGATCCGGGCGAACGTCGCCGGGTTCCGGGAACTCCTCAAGCCCCTGCTCGACAAGATGCAGGAAAGGCGCGGCGACACCCCCGGCGGCTCGGTCATGAGCGCCGTCGGCGGCAAGGTCACCGGCGTCGAACTCGGCATGCTGCTGTCCTTCCTGGCCTCGCGCGTCCTCGGCCAGTACGAGACCTTCGCCCCGGCCACCCGCGAACTCCCCTCCGGCGCGAACGGCGGCGGCCGGCTCCTCCTCGTCGCCCCGAACATCGTCCACGTCGAGCGCGAACTCGACGTGGACCCCCACGACTTCAGGCTCTGGGTGTGCCTGCACGAGGAGACGCACCGTACCCAGTTCACCGCCGTGCCCTGGCTGCGGGACCACCTGGAGGGTGAAATCCAGTCCTTCCTCCAGGAGACCGACGTCGACCCCATGACCGTCCTGGAACGCGTCCGGGAAGCCGCCCAGACCCTCGCCGGAGGCCGCCCCGAGGCCGAGGAGGACGACGGCGGGCGCTCACTCGTCGAGATCGTCCAGACCCCCGCCCAGCGCGAGATCCTCGGCCGCCTCACGGCCGTGATGTCCCTGCTGGAGGGCCACGCCGACTTCGTGATGGACGGCGTCGGCCCGGCCGTCGTACCGACCGTCGGGGAGATCCGCGAGAAGTTCCAGCAGCGCCGCGCCAAGGGCGCCTCCCGCCTGGACCTGGCCCTGCGCAAGCTGCTCGGCCTGGACGCCAAGCTCCGCCAGTACCGGGACGGCGAACGCTTCGTGCGGGCCGTCGTCGACGAGGTCGGCATGGACGGCTTCAACCGCGTGTGGACCTCGCCCAACACCCTCCCCACCAAGTCGGAGATCGCCAAACCGGCGGACTGGGTCGCGCGGATGCACCCCAGGGCCGAGTAG
- the tilS gene encoding tRNA lysidine(34) synthetase TilS: MGPHPAVAAIRLAVRRVLHDLLTEHHRAPAAVPHAPAHSSPREHPPSSRLRSSREVSPPPPLVLVACSGGADSMALASALAFESPKLGIRAGGVTVDHGLQPGSDARAAEVVQRLRELGLDPVDSVAVTVGRTGGPEAAARDARYAALDTAAERHGAAAVLLGHTRDDQAETVLLGLARGSGIRSLSGMAAVSGAGGRYRRPFLELDRQTARKACMVQSLPVWDDPHNADPAYTRSRLRHEGLPALEKALGKGVVEALARTARLSRDDADALDSWARQAEASVRDAAGLLECAKLYALPPAVRRRVLRRAAIEAGAPAGSLFARHIEEIDRLITGWRGQGAINLPGKVVARRQGGRLVIRQG; this comes from the coding sequence ATGGGTCCCCATCCTGCGGTCGCGGCGATACGCCTGGCGGTCCGCCGCGTCCTCCACGACCTCCTCACCGAACACCACCGCGCCCCCGCCGCGGTCCCGCACGCCCCCGCGCACTCCTCCCCGCGCGAGCATCCCCCAAGCTCCCGGCTGCGCTCGAGCAGGGAGGTATCCCCGCCCCCGCCGCTCGTGCTCGTGGCATGCTCCGGCGGCGCCGACTCCATGGCCCTCGCCTCCGCCCTGGCCTTCGAATCCCCCAAGCTCGGCATCAGGGCAGGCGGCGTCACCGTCGACCACGGCCTCCAGCCCGGATCCGACGCCCGCGCCGCGGAAGTCGTCCAGCGCCTGCGAGAGCTCGGCCTCGACCCCGTCGACTCCGTCGCCGTCACCGTCGGCCGCACCGGCGGACCCGAAGCCGCCGCCCGCGACGCCCGTTACGCCGCACTCGACACCGCCGCCGAACGCCACGGCGCCGCCGCGGTCCTGCTCGGCCACACCCGCGACGACCAGGCCGAGACCGTCCTCCTCGGCCTCGCCCGGGGCTCCGGCATCCGCTCCCTGTCCGGAATGGCCGCGGTCTCGGGGGCCGGCGGCCGCTACCGGCGCCCCTTCCTGGAACTGGACCGGCAGACCGCCCGCAAGGCCTGCATGGTCCAGTCCCTGCCCGTCTGGGACGACCCCCACAACGCCGACCCCGCCTACACCCGCTCCCGGCTGCGCCACGAGGGCCTGCCCGCCCTGGAGAAGGCCCTCGGCAAAGGCGTCGTCGAGGCCCTCGCCCGTACGGCCCGGCTCTCCCGCGACGACGCCGACGCCCTCGACTCCTGGGCCCGCCAGGCCGAGGCCAGCGTCCGCGACGCCGCAGGGCTCCTGGAGTGCGCCAAGCTCTACGCCCTGCCGCCCGCCGTACGCCGCCGCGTCCTGCGCCGTGCCGCCATCGAGGCCGGGGCACCCGCCGGGTCGCTGTTCGCCCGCCACATCGAGGAAATCGACCGGCTGATCACCGGCTGGCGCGGTCAGGGAGCCATCAACCTGCCCGGCAAGGTCGTGGCCCGGCGGCAGGGTGGCAGACTGGTGATTCGGCAAGGCTGA
- the hpt gene encoding hypoxanthine phosphoribosyltransferase — protein sequence MGADLEKVLITKEEIDAKLAELAAKIDAEYAGKDLLIVGVLKGAVMVMADLARALSTPVTMDWMAVSSYGAGTQSSGVVRILKDLDTDIKGKHVLIVEDIIDSGLTLSWLLSNLGSREPASLKVCTLLRKPEAAKVAIDVEWAGFDIPNEFVVGYGLDYAEKYRNLPFVGTLAPHVYGG from the coding sequence ATGGGTGCCGACCTCGAGAAGGTGCTCATCACCAAGGAAGAGATCGACGCCAAGCTGGCCGAACTGGCAGCGAAGATCGACGCGGAGTACGCGGGCAAGGATCTGCTGATCGTCGGAGTTCTCAAGGGCGCGGTGATGGTCATGGCCGACCTCGCCCGGGCGCTGTCCACCCCCGTCACCATGGACTGGATGGCCGTATCCTCGTACGGGGCGGGCACCCAGTCCTCCGGTGTGGTGCGGATCCTGAAGGACCTCGACACCGACATCAAGGGCAAGCACGTCCTGATCGTCGAGGACATCATCGACTCCGGCCTGACCCTGTCCTGGCTGCTCTCCAACCTCGGCTCGCGCGAGCCCGCATCCCTCAAGGTGTGCACGCTGCTGCGCAAGCCCGAGGCCGCGAAGGTGGCCATCGACGTGGAATGGGCCGGCTTCGACATCCCCAACGAATTCGTCGTGGGATACGGCCTCGACTACGCCGAGAAGTACCGCAACCTCCCGTTCGTCGGTACGCTCGCGCCCCACGTGTACGGCGGCTGA
- the ftsH gene encoding ATP-dependent zinc metalloprotease FtsH, with the protein MDVKRYFRGPVMWIVLAVLAVVVLMQVVGSSGGHKTVDTGQVVQAINQNKVESAKLTTGDESIIKVTLKDGVKVEGSSKIQASYIGTQGVDLANTLQNKYQDKQIPDGYTVSPSKQNPFVGILLSLLPFVLIVVVFLFLMNQMQGGGSRVMNFGKSKAKLITKDTPKTTFSDVAGSDEAVEELHEIKEFLQEPAKFQAVGAKIPKGVLLYGPPGTGKTLLARAVAGEAGVPFYSISGSDFVEMFVGVGASRVRDLFEQAKANAPAIVFVDEIDAVGRHRGAGLGGGHDEREQTLNQLLVEMDGFDVKGGVILIAATNRPDILDPALLRPGRFDRQIAVDRPDMQGRLEILKVHQKGKPVAPDVDLSAMARRTPGMTGADLANVLNEAALLTARSDKKLIDNHMLDEAIDRVVAGPQKRTRIMSDKEKKITAYHEGGHALVAAASPNSDPVHKITILSRGRALGYTMVLPDEDKYSTTRNEMLDQLAYMLGGRAAEELVFHDPTTGAANDIEKATGLARAMVTQYGMTERLGAIKFGGDNTEPFLGREMSHQRDYSEEVAALVDEEVKKLIETAHNEAWEILVENRDVLDNLVLQLLEKETLGKEEIAEIFAPIVKRPPRPAWTGSSRRTPSTRPPVLSPKELALTNGANGATPAISTAKSTVAEPAPAPERTPEDRPES; encoded by the coding sequence ATGGACGTGAAGCGATACTTCCGTGGGCCGGTCATGTGGATCGTGCTGGCCGTCCTCGCCGTGGTCGTGTTGATGCAGGTCGTCGGCTCGTCCGGCGGCCACAAGACGGTGGACACCGGCCAGGTCGTCCAGGCGATCAACCAGAACAAGGTCGAGTCGGCCAAGCTGACCACCGGTGACGAATCGATCATCAAGGTCACGCTCAAGGACGGCGTAAAGGTCGAGGGCAGCTCGAAGATCCAGGCGAGCTACATCGGCACTCAAGGCGTTGACCTCGCCAATACGCTGCAGAACAAGTACCAGGACAAGCAGATCCCGGACGGCTACACGGTTTCGCCGTCCAAGCAGAACCCGTTCGTGGGCATCCTGCTCTCCCTGCTGCCCTTCGTACTGATCGTGGTCGTGTTCCTGTTCCTGATGAACCAGATGCAGGGCGGCGGCTCCCGGGTCATGAACTTCGGGAAGTCCAAGGCCAAGCTCATCACCAAGGACACCCCCAAGACCACCTTCTCCGACGTCGCCGGATCCGACGAGGCCGTCGAGGAGCTCCACGAGATCAAGGAGTTCCTCCAGGAGCCGGCCAAGTTCCAGGCCGTCGGCGCCAAGATCCCCAAGGGCGTCCTGCTCTACGGGCCTCCCGGCACCGGCAAGACCCTGCTCGCGCGTGCCGTGGCGGGCGAGGCGGGCGTCCCCTTCTACTCGATCTCCGGTTCCGACTTCGTCGAGATGTTCGTCGGTGTCGGTGCCTCCCGGGTCCGTGACCTGTTCGAGCAGGCCAAGGCGAACGCCCCGGCGATCGTCTTCGTCGACGAGATCGACGCGGTCGGCCGCCACCGCGGCGCCGGCCTCGGCGGCGGTCACGACGAGCGCGAGCAGACCCTGAACCAGCTCCTCGTCGAGATGGACGGCTTCGACGTCAAGGGCGGCGTGATCCTCATCGCCGCGACGAACCGGCCCGACATCCTCGACCCGGCGCTGCTGCGCCCCGGCCGCTTCGACCGGCAGATCGCCGTCGACCGCCCGGACATGCAGGGCCGTCTGGAGATCCTCAAGGTCCACCAGAAGGGCAAGCCGGTCGCGCCCGACGTCGACCTGTCGGCCATGGCCCGCCGTACGCCCGGCATGACCGGTGCCGATCTGGCCAACGTCCTGAACGAGGCGGCCCTGCTGACCGCCCGCAGTGACAAGAAGCTGATCGACAACCACATGCTGGACGAGGCGATCGACCGTGTGGTCGCGGGCCCGCAGAAGCGGACCCGGATCATGTCGGACAAGGAGAAGAAGATCACCGCGTACCACGAGGGCGGACACGCCCTGGTCGCGGCGGCCTCACCGAACTCCGATCCCGTCCACAAGATCACGATCCTGTCGAGAGGCCGGGCCCTCGGCTACACGATGGTGCTGCCGGACGAGGACAAGTACTCGACCACGCGCAACGAGATGCTGGACCAGCTGGCCTACATGCTGGGCGGCCGCGCGGCCGAGGAACTCGTCTTCCACGACCCGACCACGGGTGCCGCCAACGACATCGAGAAGGCCACCGGTCTGGCCCGCGCCATGGTCACGCAGTACGGCATGACCGAGCGTCTCGGCGCGATCAAGTTCGGTGGCGACAACACCGAGCCGTTCCTCGGCCGTGAGATGTCTCACCAGCGCGACTACTCGGAAGAGGTCGCCGCGCTCGTGGACGAAGAGGTCAAGAAGCTCATCGAGACCGCGCACAACGAGGCGTGGGAGATCCTGGTCGAGAACCGCGACGTTCTGGACAACCTGGTGTTGCAGCTGCTGGAGAAGGAGACGCTGGGCAAGGAGGAGATCGCCGAGATCTTCGCCCCCATCGTCAAGCGCCCGCCGCGGCCCGCCTGGACCGGTTCCTCCCGCCGTACGCCGTCCACCCGTCCGCCGGTCCTCTCCCCCAAGGAGCTGGCGCTGACGAACGGGGCGAACGGCGCGACGCCGGCCATCTCCACCGCGAAGAGCACCGTGGCGGAGCCCGCCCCGGCGCCCGAGCGGACCCCGGAGGACCGCCCCGAGAGCTGA
- the folE gene encoding GTP cyclohydrolase I FolE: MTDPVTLDGEGQIGEFDEKRAENAVRELLIAVGEDPDREGLRETPARVARAYKEIFAGLWQKPEDVLTTTFDLGHDEMVLVKDIEVLSSCEHHLVPFVGVAHVGYIPSVEGKITGLSKLARLVDVYARRPQVQERLTTQIADSLMEILEPRGVIVVVECEHMCMSMRGVRKVGAKTITSAVRGQLRDPATRNEAMSLIMAR; encoded by the coding sequence ATGACCGACCCCGTGACGCTGGACGGCGAGGGCCAGATCGGCGAGTTCGACGAGAAGCGCGCCGAGAACGCCGTACGCGAACTCCTGATCGCGGTCGGCGAGGACCCGGACCGCGAGGGGCTGAGGGAGACGCCGGCGCGGGTGGCGCGGGCGTACAAGGAGATATTCGCGGGGCTGTGGCAGAAGCCCGAGGACGTGCTGACCACGACGTTCGACCTCGGGCACGACGAGATGGTCCTCGTGAAGGACATCGAAGTCCTGAGCTCCTGCGAACATCATCTCGTGCCGTTCGTCGGCGTCGCCCACGTCGGCTACATCCCGTCCGTCGAAGGCAAGATCACAGGCTTGTCGAAGCTCGCTCGGCTCGTGGACGTCTACGCCCGGCGCCCGCAGGTGCAGGAGCGGCTCACCACGCAGATCGCCGACTCCCTGATGGAGATCCTGGAGCCGCGCGGCGTGATCGTCGTCGTCGAGTGCGAGCACATGTGCATGTCGATGCGCGGCGTCCGGAAGGTGGGCGCGAAGACGATCACCTCGGCGGTCCGGGGACAGCTGCGCGACCCGGCGACCCGTAACGAGGCCATGAGCCTCATCATGGCCCGCTGA
- a CDS encoding DUF3180 domain-containing protein translates to MRELRIRVLAGVFVVAGVLSWAGARLWNSVGTLPSVPLAAPIVLAVIAVILLATALSIRARLRAQRERRPEAKGVDPLMAARAVVFGHASALVAALVAGMYGGTGVFLLESLDIPARRDQAVYAGLSVLAGIGVIVAALFLERVCKLPEDDENDGTGVAPTV, encoded by the coding sequence GTGAGAGAGCTGCGTATCCGGGTGCTGGCCGGCGTCTTCGTCGTGGCCGGAGTCCTCTCCTGGGCGGGCGCCCGCCTGTGGAACTCGGTCGGAACGCTCCCCAGCGTCCCCCTGGCCGCCCCCATCGTCCTGGCCGTGATCGCCGTGATCCTGCTGGCCACGGCGCTCTCGATCCGCGCCCGGCTCAGGGCCCAGCGCGAGCGCCGGCCCGAGGCCAAGGGCGTCGACCCCCTCATGGCGGCCCGCGCGGTCGTCTTCGGCCATGCCAGCGCCCTGGTCGCCGCCCTGGTCGCCGGCATGTACGGCGGCACCGGCGTCTTCCTCCTGGAATCCCTCGACATCCCCGCCCGCCGCGACCAGGCCGTCTACGCCGGCCTCTCCGTCCTCGCGGGCATCGGCGTCATAGTGGCCGCCCTCTTCCTGGAACGCGTCTGCAAGCTCCCGGAGGACGACGAGAACGACGGCACGGGGGTGGCCCCGACGGTGTGA
- the folK gene encoding 2-amino-4-hydroxy-6-hydroxymethyldihydropteridine diphosphokinase: MTAPFIKGPTDPTVQPVPTSVVEKVDAADTTLSNPKRAVVALGSNLGNRLETLQGAIDALGDTPGVRIKGVSPVYETQPWGVDPGSQPAYFNAVVVLKTTLPPSSLLERAHAVEEAFHRVRDEHWGPRTLDVDIVSYADVVSEDPQLTLPHPRAHERAFVLAPWHDLDPEAQLPGRGPVAGLLDAVTRDGVAPRTDLELRLPE; the protein is encoded by the coding sequence ATGACCGCGCCCTTCATCAAGGGTCCGACCGACCCGACCGTACAGCCGGTACCCACCTCCGTCGTCGAGAAGGTCGACGCCGCCGACACCACCCTGTCCAACCCCAAACGGGCCGTGGTCGCCCTCGGCTCCAACCTCGGCAACCGCCTGGAAACCCTCCAGGGAGCCATCGACGCCCTGGGCGACACGCCCGGCGTCCGCATCAAGGGCGTCTCCCCCGTCTACGAGACCCAGCCCTGGGGCGTGGACCCCGGCAGCCAGCCCGCCTACTTCAACGCCGTCGTGGTCCTCAAGACCACCCTCCCGCCCTCCTCGCTCCTGGAGCGTGCGCACGCGGTCGAGGAGGCCTTCCACCGCGTCCGCGACGAGCACTGGGGCCCCCGCACCCTCGACGTCGACATCGTCTCCTACGCCGACGTCGTCTCCGAGGACCCGCAGCTCACTCTCCCCCACCCCCGGGCCCACGAACGCGCCTTCGTCCTGGCTCCCTGGCACGACCTGGACCCCGAGGCACAGCTGCCCGGCCGGGGCCCGGTCGCCGGTCTGCTGGACGCCGTCACCCGAGACGGCGTGGCGCCTCGTACCGACCTGGAACTCCGGCTGCCCGAGTAG